The Paenibacillus thermoaerophilus genome includes the window TCGCCTTCGCCGCTTTGTCCTCGTAAGCCGCCAACGTCTGCTGCAAAAGCAGCCGGGCCGCTTCCGGGTTGGGCGCCTCCAGGATCGCTCGTACATGCGTGTGGATTTCATCCTTCAGGGCTTTCGGAGAGGCATCCAGTACGTTGCGCATAAAGTGCGTCTGACACCGCTGCCAAGTCACGCCCTGCAATTGTTGGCGAATCGAGCGAACCAGCCCGCCATGATCATCAGACACGATCAGATCCACGCCACGGAGTCCGCGGGACTTGAGCCAGTTGAAGAACTCCGTCCAGCTTTC containing:
- a CDS encoding IS256 family transposase, producing the protein ESWTEFFNWLKSRGLRGVDLIVSDDHGGLVRSIRQQLQGVTWQRCQTHFMRNVLDASPKALKDEIHTHVRAILEAPNPEAARLLLQQTLAAYEDKAAKAMRILEAGFDDVTAVLSLPEKYRKRLRTTNSVERLNEEVRRRERVIRIFPNRESVIRLIGALLMEQDEKWASGKKYLDMVEYLEWRESRPKSVSKVTRIM